In Spirosoma pollinicola, the genomic window CGAAAATACCATCCGGACGGTCAGCTCTGGCTAACAAAACGCGTGTGGCCTCCAGAGCGCTGTCTGGCGAATAGGCCGAAGCAACGACCCAGTCATCACTTATAGGTTTACCGTAATCCAGTAGCGCAGCCCGATAGCCATGCAATCGCCGACGGCTTATCAACAGATGATCGGGGCCCGATACATGGGCAATACGCTCGCAACCCTGGTTGATAAGGTGTTCTGTAGCGGTGTAAGCCCCGTCAAAATCATCGACCGATACTTTATGCGTGTCGATTTCTTCGCAAATACGATCAAAAAACACGATAGGAAATCCGCGATCGTGTATGTGTTTAAAATGGGAGTAGTCTGTTGTGGTTGTGGCAATGGAGACTAACAAGCCATCTTTTCGTCGGTTATAAATGTGTTTTACATTCAGCACCTCGCGCTCATAGTCCTCGTGACTTTGGTAAATAACAACATGGTATCCCTGGGCAAATGCCACGTCTTCAATACCGGCAATGACAATAGCAAAAAATGGATTGGCAATCTCCGGTACGATAACCCCAATGTCGTTACTCTGGCTATTCAGCAAACTAAGGGCGACCGGGTTCGGATTGTAGTCAAGCCGGTGCGCTAGTTCAAGGACCCGCTTCTTTGTTTCGGCACCAATCTCCGAGCTATCTCTCAACGCCCGGGAAACCGTGGATGTTGAGATATTCAACTCACGCGCAATGTCTTTGATCGTTATGCTCTTTGCGCCCATACCACATTGAAATAATTATATTCCTTCCTTATCTAAAAATAAGCTAACAAATTACTTTTATTAAAGCGACACACATAATATTACTACTTTTCTTATAAATAATTAAAGGATTATAAGGTTACGCAAGCGTTCCCGAAAACGTTTGCGTAGATATATTGTACTTTTCCCGAGAAATAACTTGCTATCGGTCATAATTAGAGATAATATTCCTGAGTGATCACTCACGATAAGAGGCTGCAAAAACGTTCATAATCTTGTTTTTTTACAAAACATTCCTAATCGAAGGTCTTCACTTAATAGGCACCTATCAATTAGAATTCCCTCGAATTATCGTTTACGTACCTACTAACTAAACCCGCCTGCGCTGCTAAAATACATGAAACCATTTAGACCCTTCTTTTCTACTAACTACCTGACAGTCGTTGCTCTGGCCTTCACAACAACCATTGTATTGGCACAAAAACCCGTACAACCTGCGCTGGGTGTTCGGTCGGTTAAAACGTTGACAACAAACGGTTTTTCGTTTAAAGACCTCAATAAAAACGGCAAACTCGATAAATACGAAGACTGGCGGTTGCCCATCGAACAGCGTGTTCAGGACTTGATCAGCCAGATGACTATTGAAGAAAAAGTTGGCTTCATGCTCATTAGCACAACTCGACTGGCGGGAGATGCATCCTTTCAGCAGGGCGCGCCAAAGGCAGAGATCACGAGTGGGTTTAATGAGGAAGACTTGGTGCAGAACATGAATATGTTCACCCGGAAGCCACTGCCCTACCCCATGATGATGGCCGCCGGAACCACCAAAGGCGTGATGCAGAATCAACTGCGCCATTTCATTTTGCGGGCCAATACCTCGGCTAAAATTATGGCCGACTGGAGTAATAATTTGCAAGCCCTCTGCGAAAGCTCCCGGTTGGGTATTCCAGCTATCGTGGCCTCGAATCCGCGCAACCACATTACAGCCGACGCGTCTATTGGCCTGAGTGTGGGCACCACGATTTTCTCGAAATGGCCCGGCGAGTTAGGGCTGTCAGCCATGCATGACCTAAAGCTCACGCGTGAATTTGCCGACATTGCCCGGCAGGAGTGGGCGGCTGTTGGCCTGCGTAAAGGGTACCAGTATATGGCTGACTTAGCGACCGAACCGCGCTGGCAACGAATTGAAGGTACTTTTGGTGAAGATGCCGACTGGACCGCCGACATGACCCGAGAAATTGTGCTGGGTTTTCAGGGGCCCAAACTGGGCATCCATTCGGTAGGGTTAACGACCAAGCACTTTCCGGGTGGCGGACCGCAGGTTGAGGGTCAGGACCCGCATTTCGATTGGGGTAAAGATCAGCATTACCCCGGCAATATGTTCGATTATCACCTGAAACCCTTTCAGGCAGCTATCGACGCGGGTACATCGGCCATTATGCCCTATTACGCCAAACCCATCGGCACAAAGTATGAGGAGGTAGCCTTCGCGTATAACAAAGCGATCATTAAGGATTTACTGCGCGATAAAATGGGTTTTCAGGGCATTATTAATTCAGACACCGGCCCTATCGAAATGATGCCCTGGGGTGTAGAAAAATTGTCTATTCTGGAGCGATACCAGAAAGCCATCGACTGCGGAGTCGATCTGTTTTCCGGCTCCGGCGACCCAGGCCTTTTGCTTGAAACGGTAAAAAAAGGGCTCGTTTCGGAGAAGCGAATCAACGAATCCATAGCCCGTTTGCTCCGCGAGAAATTTGTGCTGGGCCTGTTTGAAAACCCGTACGTCGACCCAGAGGTGGCTCAGAAAACGGTTGGTAAACCAGAATTTCAACAACGTGCCGATCTGGCTCTTCGTAAATCCATTGTGCTCCTGCGCAATTCGGCCAGCCTCCTCCCCCTGGCCCCAAAAACGAAAGTGTATATGGAATCCTATTTCGATAATGGCCGGTCAAAAGACCCGATCACCGTGCTGAAGCCAATCAGCCATACCGGCAGTCTTGAGTTTGTTGCCACCAAGGAAGAAGCGGATGTCGTGGTACTTTGGCTACTGCCCAATAGCGGAAGTTTGTTTAGCTCAAACGGCGGCCCTATTGAACTTCAGCTCTCTAAAAACAAGGTCGATGTAGCCCATATCAATGCCCTAACGAGCCAGAAGCCAACCGTGTTATTGCTCAATTATACGAGCCCCTGGGTCATTGACGAAATCGACAACGCAAACCTTAAAACCGTACTGGCTACCTTTGGCACCACAACCGATGCAGTACTCGACGTACTGAGTGGCGCGTTCAATCCAACCGGAAAAATGCCGTTTACGACACCCGTTTCCCGACAGGCCGTACTCGACAATCAATCCGATGTGCCAGGGCATTTGAAGCCCAAAGGATATGCTCTTTTCACGTTCGGCGACGGTTTAAGCTATAAAAAATAAATCTATCAATGGCATTAGAACAAACATGGCGGTGGTTCGGACCTAACGACCCTGTTAGCCTGGCCGATGTACGACAGGCGGGGGCAACGGGCATTGTATCGGCCCTGCACCACATTCCCAACGGGAAAGTCTGGCCGGTGAGTGAAATAAAACACCGCAAATCCATTATTGAACAGGCTGGCTTAAGCTGGTCGGTAGTGGAGAGCATCCCGGTGCATGAAGACATCAAAAAACGGTCGGGCAACGTTAAACAGCACATCGATACGTACAAAGAATGTCTGGTAAACCTGGCAGCTGTTGGCATCGACACGGTCTGTTACAATTTCATGCCTGTGCTCGACTGGACGCGTACCGATCTGGATTACCAAATGCCGGATGGGTCTACCGGTTTGCGGTTCGACACGACCGAGTTTTGCGCGTTTGAGGTCTATATTCTGAATCGGCCTGGTGCCGAAAAAAGTTACACCCAAACCCAGTTGACTCAGGCAAAACGCTGGCTCGACGCGGCTTCCGACACAGACGTTCAACGGTTGACTCGCAACATAATTGCCGGTTTGCCGGGCAGCGAAGAGAGCTTTACACTGGAAGCCTTTGCCGATGTGCTAGCCAGTTACAACGGAGTCGGCGATGCCGCTCTGCGCGCTAACCTGTACTCTTTTTTGCAGGAAATCACACCCATAGCCGAAGATGCAGGCATAAGATTAGCCATTCACCCCGACGATCCACCGTTTCCGATTCTGGGTTTACCCCGCGTAGTGAGTACAGAAGCTGATGCCCGGCAACTATTGGCCGCGTATGAAAGCGACCACAACGGCCTTTGTTTTTGTACAGGCAGCTATGGCGTTCGGGCCGATAATGACCTCGTTGGCATGGTTGAACGATTGGGTAGCCGCATCAATTTTGTACACCTACGCGCCACCCAGCGCGATGCTGAAGGAAATTTCCACGAAGCCGACCATCTGGCGGGTGACGTTGATATGTACGGTGTGATGAAAGCCCTTCTGGTCGAGCAGAACCGCCGAAAAGACGCTGACAGACAGGATTACCGCCTACCTTTCCGCCCCGACCACGGGCACCGCATGCTTGATGATCTCCTACCCGGTAAAAAAACCAATCCTGGCTATACGGCCATTGGTCGACTACGCGGACTGGCCGAATTACGCGGACTGGAGATGGGTATTGAACGAAGTCTGTTTTAAGGACTGATGGTATATAACGCAGATTACATATGCGTTATATACCATCAAAATTTCATATTCGGATTTGCTGTAACTTGCCATTGATGCAGCCACTCATTACGAACGATGCCATTATTCTCGGCATTTTCCTGGTCTTACTGACCCTCATCTTTAAAACGTCGCAGTCAGAACATCCCTTCTGGAAACGGGCCTATACGTTCATACCTTCGCTGTTACTCTGCTACATTTTTCCGGCTGCCATGAACAGTCTGGGCATTATATCGGGCGAGCAATCCAGCCTTTACAAAGTATCAACCAATTATTTATTACCGGCCGCGCTGGTACTCCTTACCTCAACCGCCGATCTACGGGCAATTATACGACTAGGCCCTAAAGCCCTGATTACATTCATGTCGGGCACGGTAGGCATCATTATTGGCGCACCCATTGCCTTTTTTCTGGTCATGTGGCTCATTCCCGGTTTTCGCGAACAGGCCATTGCCAATGAATACTGGAAGGGATTAGTGACAATTTCGGGGAGTTGGATTGGCGGTAGCAGTAGCCAACTGGCCTTGAAAGAAATTTACGGTTGCAACGAAGCCCTTTTTGCCGTAATCCTCGTAGTCGATGCGGTCGTTTCGACAACCTGGACAGCCTGCCTGATTTACGGAGCCGCTTATCGGGACAAAATCGACGGGTGGCTCAAGGCCGACACAAGTTCGATTGAGGAAGTCAAACAGCGGATTCTGGCCTATAAAGTTGAACCTGATCGACCTGCCAACTTACTGGATCTAAGTACTATTCTGGCCCTTGGTTTTGGGGGCGGTGCGCTTGCTCATGCACTGGCATATGTCATTTCGAGTACGCTTCAACCTTACAAAGCGTCCCTAACGACCTATGGTCTGGACCCGTTTACCTCCAATTTTCTATGGGTTGTTATTCTTTCCACCTCCCTCGGCATCGGGCTTTCATTCACGCGATTGCGAAAACTCGAAAAATTAGGGACAACAGATCTGGCTACGCTATTCGTCTACTTCCTCATCATGACTATTGGCATGCGGCTTGATCTTTCCAATCTGGGTGGCAATATGGGATTGTTTCTGGTAGCCGTAATCTGGATGCTTATCCACATTACCGTTATGCTCATCACGGCACGCATCATTCGAGCGCCTTATTTCTTTGTCGCTGTTGGTAGTCAGGCCAACATTGGGGGCGTATCCACTGCCCCGGCGGTAGCGTCCATTTTTCACCCCGCTCTGGCACCTGTTGGTGTCCTGCTGGCTGTACTGAGTCACGTTCTGGGCACTTACGGCGGATTGCTCACCGCCTGGTTGATGCGACTGGTGGAGTAGCAATAAACCTGACAGCAGTTCTTTTTTACCCGGTATCACCACATTTTTGTCTGTGGTCTCATGGTGGGTGAATCAAAACAGGTCATTAATTCAAGTCGCATCCAGATACGTTCACATACGTTGAAACACAAAAATGCCGGAAGAAAATCTCCCGGCATTTCTAGCTATTTAATCTACTACAAACAAGATAGGGCACTCTTATTATCTTACTCCATCACCATTTCCGTGTGAGCAGGTGCTTCAATTTTCTTGCCGATAAATAGCAATAGCAGCGGTACACAGATCAGGAAGAAGCCGCCGATAACCAGAAACGCATCGGCATAAGTCATAACCAATGCCTGTTTCATCATGGTACCCTGCATCAGCCCATAGGCTTTGCTGGTAGCTGCCGCCAAAGCATCCCCTTTCGAAAGAAACAGACCGGTAAGTTGCTTGATTCGGTCAACCGATAGCGGATTATAAATTGATACATTATCGCCCAACCGCGACGCATGAAACATGGTGCGTGTTGAGATATAAGTCGTCATAATGGCCGTTCCGAAGGTACCACCCAACTGACGAATCATACCTGTAAGGGCCGAGCCTTGTGGAATTTCGATATTCTTCAAATCAGCCAGGGTAACGGTCGTCAACGGGATAAAGATCAACCCCATGCCAATGCCCCGGATAATGAGCGGCCAGAAGAAATAATCCGGGCCAGCCGCCAAACTAATGGCCGACAGATCGAAACAGAAACCAAAGAACAGCAGGAAGCCAATACCCGCATACCAAACCGGAGATATGTAGTTTTTACTCATCAATCCACCCACAATGGGCATCATCAACCCCGTGGCAATGGAGCCCGGCATGAGCAGCAAGCCCGTTTGACTGGCCGTGAATCCGAGGATGGTCTGGCAGAAAACCGGGATGATAAAGACCGACGCAAACAGCCCGAAACCAAGGATAAAGTTGAACAGCGTACCCACCGCAAATCGACGCTGGAGCAGTAGTCTTAAATCCAGGATGGGTATTTTAACGGCCAGTTGCCGCCAGATGAAGCCAATTAACCCAATACCAGCCGCAAGGGACATGCCTACGATGAATGCTGAATCGAACCAATCCTTTTCCTGACCTTTTTCCAGGATGATCTGTAACCCACCAATACCCATAACCAGAAGTATCAACGCGAGCCAGTCCATCTTACCAGCCGCCATTTTCTCGGCGGGTTCCTTAATGTATGTGTACGTGAGGAAAGTAGCCAGAATACCGAAGGGAATGTTGATGTAAAACACCCAGTTCCACGACAGGTTATCAGTAATGAAGCCCCCCAGCGTAGGGCCAATGGAAGGACCAATAATGACCCCTAACCCGAATATAGAGTTGGCAATACCCAGGTCTTCTTTTGGAAATGTCTGAATCAGAATGGACTGAGCTGTTGTGAGCAGGCCTCCCCCGCCAATACCCTGTACCACCCGGAAAAAGACAAGCTCCCATACATTGGTCGAGGTTCCGCAGAAGACCGAAGCAATCGTAAATAATATGATGGATGCGGCAAAGTAATTCCGGCGACCCAGTTTGGCTGTCAACCAGCCCGACATCGTAATCATAACGGCACTGGCGGCTGCGTAGCCCGTAACGACCCAGCTAATATCGCCGAGCGATGCGCCGAGATTACCCATCATCTGGTTCAGCGTAACGTTCACAATCGACGAGTCGATGGTTTGCAGCAGGGCGGCCGTCGTAACGGTTATAACGACGATCCATTTATCAAAACCTAATTTTTTCATAAAGAGTGATGAATAATGGATAATGTAAAATGAATAATGCGAACAACTTCAAAGGCAATCAATTACTTCACAGGCCACCTTTTTGCATTATTCATTCTACATTATTCATTGAATTACTTAGCCTGCAAATCAACCGCTACTGTAGCGCTCATACCAGGGCGCAGTTTGGCATACAGCGGACTGTTTTTGTCCAGATCGATCCGAACCGGAACCCGTTGCACCACTTTCACATAGTTACCCGTGGCGTTGTCGGGAGGAAGCAGGGTAAATTTCGCACCCGTTGCCCCGGCAAATGAACCGACATGACCAACCAGCTTATCCCCTTCAAACGCATCCACATCAATATCGACGGTTTGCCCCGGCTGCATTTGTTTCAGCTGCGTTTCCTTGAAGTTTGCCGTTACCCACAGAGACGTGTTACCAACAATCGAACACAACGCCTGACCGGGTTGAACCAACTGCCCGATTTGTACCGCCCGTTTTGACACAACACCCGATACCGGAGCCCGTACAATCGTGTACGAAAGTTGCAGATTGGCTAAATCCAGATCGGTCTGACGTTGTTTGACAGCGGCCTGCGCTACGGTAATCTGACCTTCGGTAGCCCGGCGCTGCGAACTGGTAACACCCGTTTGCGTTCCGGCAGCAGCAACTTGCGCCTGAGCCGTTTGCAATTGTGCCTGAGCCGCCTGTACCTGAGCCTGAGCGGCATCGCGCTCAGCTTCAACAGCATCAAACTGTTGCTGGGGAACGGTTTTTTCGGCCAGTAATCGGCTGTAGCGATCAAAATCCTGGCTGGCTTTGCGAGCGCGGGCCTGAGCCGCCGTTAAGTTAGCCTGCGCAGTAGCGACCTGATTCCGAGCGGTAAACACACTTGCCTGTGAACTCTGAATCGTAGCCGATGCCACGTTAACCTGCGAACGAGACACCCCGGCAGAAGCCATAGCACTTTGCAAAGCGGCTTCGGCCTGTGCTACCCGAATTTTGTAATCGGCATCGTCGAGCACAACCAGCGTATCGCCTTCTTTAACAAACTGGTTGTCGGCGAACTTGATCGCTTTTACATACCCACCGGCTTTCGGAATCACCGGGTTCACGTCGCCATCAATCTGCGCATCGTCGGTACTTTCATGACGTTGCAGGTAGCGAAATTCACTATACCCAAAAAAGATAGCAATGACCAGGACAATGACGCCCCCTACTTGGAATAAAGTTTTCTTGTTCATGATTTCTATAAAAAGGGGATGGATGATGAAAAATGGTGGCAGTGTTCAGGCTGCATTAGTCATTTTACATTGTTCATCATCCATTGACATAGTTGATTAAAGATTATGACCTGTGGCTTTTAGCAGACGTTGGTACGCCAATTGAGCATCCACGGTGGCATTAATGACATTAAGTTGTGCCTGAAGCAGAAAGCTATTAGCCTCCAGGAAGTCGGTAGAGCCAACGAGTCCATTGCGAAAACGGGATTCTGTCAGGCGATAATTTTCCTGCGCCTGTCCTACAGCGGTGCGGATAACATTTTGCTGTTCCAGTGCCAATTGGTAGTTGTTATAGGCCGTAACAACCTCACTGCGAATCTGATCGGTTTGTTGCTGCCCTTGTAAATCGGCCTGATCGATAGCCGTTTTAGCCGTGTTCAGCTTACCTTTTATGTTATAGAGCGAACCAATATTATAACTCAAGCCTAGCCCGACATTCCAGGCACTAATAAAGGAGCCTCCTTCGGGAATGATCCGGGCCGTTGGGTTAATGTAATTATACCCCAGCGACGCACCCAAATGCGGATACATAACGCTCTTCGTATTACGTAACATAGCCTCAGCCGAGTGCACACGAAGCACATTAGCCTGAACCTCAGGACGGCTTTGCAAAGCCTGCCCCATAAAGTTGCTTAGTGGTTCGGCCGTAGCTACCGGGTTGGTCAGTGTTGTGTCAACCGTAATAAGTTGATCTTCGGGCAACCCGAGCAACAGGTTGAAATTATAAAGAGCTGTTTGGCGTGCTTTCTCCACTTGCAGGCGGCTTAACTGTAGATTGTTGCGCTGTAGCTGAATTTTCAAAACTTCGTTGGCCGTTACAACGCCCTCTTTTTGCAAATTCTGAGCCTCCCGCTCCCGTTCGTCGAACTGTTTGATGTTCTGGTCGATGACACTTGTCGAACGAATCAGTTTGACGATGTTGTAATACGCGTCGGTAACGGTGTAAACCAGTTCAGACCGATTTCGCTGGGCATCGAGGTGACTGGCTTTGGCCAATAAACTCGCCGATAGTTCGGCTGATTTTTCGGCAAAGCCGCCAAATAGCTCCTTGCTGATCGTGGCGCCCCCAATCATCGCGTTGAATGCGCCTGCCGGAATCGACAGCAACGCCTTTCCATCGCTCCCCTGCCCAAAAGCGACCGGACCGGTCAAACTATAGCGTGAATAAGCCAGCGATGCGTTGGCTTGTGGTAAACTGCGATCCTTCGCTTCCTGCGAACGCGCTTCGGCCGCCAGCGTGCGCGAATCGGCCAGTTTAATACCCTTGTTATTTTGTAAGGCCCGTTGAACGGCCTGATCCAGGGGAAGCACAGATGGCGTTGGCTGGGCGTTTGTAAAGCCCAGACCCAGCAACCATAGACCAGCCCCGATTACGTATTTTTTCATTTTACTGATTGATTTCTAATCTTATCCAGGAGTGTGTTCATTATGCGTACTTCCTCGTCAGTTAAATGGCTGACAATCGACTCAAAATTCTTAAACTCAATAGCTACAGCCTCCACAAATCGATAGGATTCTTCGGTAAGCCGCAGGTTAACTTTCCGACGATTATGCTGATCTACTTCTCGAACGATCAGGTTTTTCGCCACCAGCCGATCCGTTAGCCGGGTCATGTCTGAGTTCAAATCCGTCATTTTTTCCTTCAACTCGCCAGCAGTCAAACTGTTAGGATAGACTTCTGAAAGACGTCGTAACGTGATATACTGTTGAACTGACAAATCAAACGGCGCTAGCTTTTGTCCAAAATGGTTAAAAATGTAGCCATCTGTTTGGTGCAGATTTTTAATAAGCCGGTAGTATTCATTTAGGTGTTGCGTTTCCATGTCAGTTAGGGCGTATCAAAGGTATAACCAATATTCGTTTAAACAAATTTCGTTTAAACAATAGAAAATTAGCAGAGATAGGCAATTTCAGTGAGTACTTAATTCATTAGCTTTTTATAATACAACAAAATCAAATTATAGGAATAATGCAATTATGCATTTGTATACCCTATAGAAAAATGCATATAGAAATAGTCAGTCGAGTAAGACTAGTTTTAATGGAATTTTAATAATTATCTGATTGTAGAGCGTTTAAAAACGTACGACCTAACTAACCCAATCATACTGCTTATTACATAAAAAAACGCCCCGATTAATTAGCAGGGCGTTTGAATAGGTTGCATCAGGTTTATTGTTGGCTTAATGTATCAAACAGCTTCTGGCTGTTTAAGCCGAAGGCTTATAATCTAACCTTCGACACAAACAGCCAGAAGCTGTTTGATACAAACCGATCAATTATACATTTGCGATTTTCACTGATGTCATGGTCAAGGAACCAGCAACGGCTACATCGTTGAAAAACGAAACCTCGTCCTTCTTCCCCTGCAAGCCCAGCGTATATAATAAAGGCAGATAATGCTCGGGCGTGGGAATGGCCAGACGCGCTTCAGGCCCTAGTTTATCGTAGGCAATCAACGAAGCATGGTCGCCATTGCAGATTAGTTTCTTAAATGTCGTGTTCATGTGTATTGCCCAATCAAGCCCATAAGCCGCGTTGAAACTCCCGGACGGCGGCAGCGAAATCATGCGCAGGTTATGCACCATGTTGCCGCTACCCAAAATCAGCACTCCTTTCCGGCGCAGCGCACTTAACTCTTTCGCCAGATTATAGTGGTACTGCCCATCCTTCGTATAGTCAATACTGAGTTGCAGAACCGGGATATTGGCTTGTGGATACATCTGCCGCACCACACTCCAGGTACCGTGGTCAAGTCCCCAATCGTGATCCATTCCCACTACAGTCGAATGAACCAGGCCAGCGGTTTCTTTTGCCAGTGAAGGGCTACCCTTGGCCGGATATTGCACGTCGAATAACGCTTGCGGAAATCCTCCGAAATCGTGAATGGTCTTTGGTGATTCCATTGCCGTAATCAACGTTCCCCGACTCAGCCAGTGGGCCGAAATAACCAGTACAGCTTTCGGGACGGGGATTTCACTGGCCAGTTTTTTCCAATAGTTACTAAACTCATTCGTTTCTATACCATTCATGGGCGACCCGTGCCCTACAAATAAAACGGGCATTTCCGGGCCCTGTTCAGGCAATTCGCTCGTGAACTGCTTGAAGCCAGGTAACATGGTTGTTCCTATCATGGCGGTTAAAAAGTCTTTACGTTTCATAGTCTTTTAGTAGTGATCAGCGTCGTTATCAGGCCAGCAACGTGGCTGCGTGATAGCGAAAATCAGCCAGTGAAGCGTTAATGATACGGGTGTGTGGTAGCATAGTCTCCAGTAGTTCGATCTGATGATGGACTGCGATCAGTTGTTCCCCTGGTGCTTCATCCGGGCAATCACGAATCCAAATTACCCGCTTACCTGTAACCACTTCACAGATAGCCTGTGCCGATTCGGCTTGTTCCTGTTCGCTTAGGGCGAGGACAACTATGTCGGCCTCCCAGGCACTTTCGCGTGCGCAGGTGGCGACCTCAATCATAGACAGCGGATTGTCATTTAGTAGGGATAGTCGAAGTGACGCACACCTTTCCGATTGTTTATCCATCAGCAGCAGAATGTACCCGGCACCAGCCAATTCGTGCGCAATGGCAGCTCCGGCAGTATTTCCGGCACCAAGGATAGCGATTGTCTTTGTCATGTGATTTACTGATTAAGAACAGAGCAAAGGTAGGGTGAAGGTGGGCTGAAAACCCTTGACCTGAAACAAGAAAAAACATTGACCTGGGTCAATGTTTTTTCAGATAATAAACTAAAAATCAATAACTTAACTATAAAACGTTACCCTGTTTGTTGAGATATTCGTTTCCGTATCCGGCTTAGTGTTTCAGGTTTCAGCCCTAAATATGAGGCTATCATGTGTTGCGGAACGCGCTGAAATAAGGTGGGGTATTGCTCTAATAAACTCAGATACCGCACTTCGCCCGTTCGGCTCATGATCAACTCCACTCGAGCCTGGGTGGCAACGAGGTTGTTTTGCTGTAAAATTCGGATGTAGCGTTCCATTTTAGGCACCTGATTCATGAGGGTTTCAGAGGCTGTTACACTCATCAATAATAACTCCGAATCTTCCAGCGCATCGATGTTATGGTTCGAGGGCGTCTGTGTCTGAAAACTCTGAATATCAGAAATCCAGTGATTTTCCATCGCAAATTGAAGAATATGCTCCTCCCCCGTATCATCGACCATATAGGAACGCAGGCACCC contains:
- the ygiD gene encoding 4,5-DOPA-extradiol-dioxygenase, with protein sequence MKRKDFLTAMIGTTMLPGFKQFTSELPEQGPEMPVLFVGHGSPMNGIETNEFSNYWKKLASEIPVPKAVLVISAHWLSRGTLITAMESPKTIHDFGGFPQALFDVQYPAKGSPSLAKETAGLVHSTVVGMDHDWGLDHGTWSVVRQMYPQANIPVLQLSIDYTKDGQYHYNLAKELSALRRKGVLILGSGNMVHNLRMISLPPSGSFNAAYGLDWAIHMNTTFKKLICNGDHASLIAYDKLGPEARLAIPTPEHYLPLLYTLGLQGKKDEVSFFNDVAVAGSLTMTSVKIANV
- a CDS encoding Crp/Fnr family transcriptional regulator — encoded protein: MFDLLFQHIQQHVILSKDEQAFIKTQFIPKKLRRRQYFLQAGDVCEYTAFVNKGCLRSYMVDDTGEEHILQFAMENHWISDIQSFQTQTPSNHNIDALEDSELLLMSVTASETLMNQVPKMERYIRILQQNNLVATQARVELIMSRTGEVRYLSLLEQYPTLFQRVPQHMIASYLGLKPETLSRIRKRISQQTG
- a CDS encoding NAD(P)-binding domain-containing protein, coding for MTKTIAILGAGNTAGAAIAHELAGAGYILLLMDKQSERCASLRLSLLNDNPLSMIEVATCARESAWEADIVVLALSEQEQAESAQAICEVVTGKRVIWIRDCPDEAPGEQLIAVHHQIELLETMLPHTRIINASLADFRYHAATLLA
- a CDS encoding MarR family winged helix-turn-helix transcriptional regulator; amino-acid sequence: METQHLNEYYRLIKNLHQTDGYIFNHFGQKLAPFDLSVQQYITLRRLSEVYPNSLTAGELKEKMTDLNSDMTRLTDRLVAKNLIVREVDQHNRRKVNLRLTEESYRFVEAVAIEFKNFESIVSHLTDEEVRIMNTLLDKIRNQSVK
- a CDS encoding TolC family protein; its protein translation is MKKYVIGAGLWLLGLGFTNAQPTPSVLPLDQAVQRALQNNKGIKLADSRTLAAEARSQEAKDRSLPQANASLAYSRYSLTGPVAFGQGSDGKALLSIPAGAFNAMIGGATISKELFGGFAEKSAELSASLLAKASHLDAQRNRSELVYTVTDAYYNIVKLIRSTSVIDQNIKQFDEREREAQNLQKEGVVTANEVLKIQLQRNNLQLSRLQVEKARQTALYNFNLLLGLPEDQLITVDTTLTNPVATAEPLSNFMGQALQSRPEVQANVLRVHSAEAMLRNTKSVMYPHLGASLGYNYINPTARIIPEGGSFISAWNVGLGLSYNIGSLYNIKGKLNTAKTAIDQADLQGQQQTDQIRSEVVTAYNNYQLALEQQNVIRTAVGQAQENYRLTESRFRNGLVGSTDFLEANSFLLQAQLNVINATVDAQLAYQRLLKATGHNL